A stretch of Anaeromyxobacter dehalogenans 2CP-1 DNA encodes these proteins:
- a CDS encoding glycosyltransferase family 4 protein: MKIGVVTEYYYPSVGGIQEHVHHFAREARRLGHTVRIVTSAMPDLGDGAATPQPDVIRLGRSLPAYTNGGFGRVTGGLGIRGAVREVLARERFDVVHVHAPLTPVLPLLAIHQATGPIVGTFHTNFRPGLLFRMMRGPLQRYLDRLDAAVAVSQACLGAFRDRLHADFRIIPNGVDTERFARGRRIRRYDDGKLNVLFVGRLEPRNGLDRLLAAFHRAWRQVGARLIVLGDGPLLPRYRAMVPRELREDVVFAGRVLDERPDWYATADVYCAPTRVASFGVTLLEAMAAGKPVLAADIDGFREVMQHGREGELLSGDDPAAWARALVRIAREPARAQAYGERGRLTAQRYAWPSVTREVLGLYRSIGVRG, translated from the coding sequence GTGAAGATCGGCGTCGTCACCGAGTACTACTACCCGAGCGTCGGGGGCATCCAGGAGCACGTCCACCACTTCGCCCGCGAGGCGAGGCGGCTCGGGCACACGGTCCGGATCGTCACCTCGGCCATGCCGGACCTGGGCGACGGAGCGGCCACGCCGCAGCCCGACGTGATCCGCCTGGGCCGCAGCCTGCCGGCGTACACCAACGGCGGCTTCGGCCGCGTCACCGGCGGGCTCGGCATCCGCGGCGCCGTGCGGGAGGTGCTCGCCCGCGAGCGCTTCGACGTGGTCCACGTGCACGCGCCGCTCACCCCGGTGCTGCCCCTGCTCGCGATCCACCAGGCCACCGGGCCGATCGTCGGCACGTTCCACACCAACTTCCGGCCCGGCCTGCTGTTCCGGATGATGCGCGGGCCGCTGCAGCGCTACCTCGACCGGCTCGACGCGGCGGTGGCGGTCTCGCAGGCCTGCCTGGGCGCGTTCCGCGATCGCCTGCACGCGGACTTCCGCATCATCCCGAACGGCGTGGACACCGAGCGCTTCGCGCGCGGGCGCCGCATCCGCCGCTACGACGACGGCAAGCTGAACGTGCTGTTCGTGGGCCGGCTCGAGCCGCGCAACGGCCTCGACCGGCTGCTCGCGGCGTTCCACCGCGCCTGGCGCCAGGTGGGGGCGCGCCTGATCGTTCTGGGCGACGGCCCGCTCCTGCCGCGCTATCGTGCCATGGTGCCGCGCGAGCTGCGGGAGGACGTGGTGTTCGCGGGACGAGTGCTCGACGAGCGCCCGGACTGGTACGCCACCGCCGACGTGTACTGCGCGCCGACGCGCGTGGCGAGCTTCGGGGTGACGCTGCTCGAGGCGATGGCGGCGGGCAAGCCGGTGCTGGCCGCGGACATCGACGGCTTCCGGGAGGTCATGCAGCACGGCCGCGAGGGCGAGCTGCTCTCCGGCGACGATCCCGCCGCGTGGGCGCGGGCGCTGGTGCGCATCGCGCGCGAGCCGGCCCGCGCGCAGGCGTACGGCGAGCGCGGCCGCCTCACCGCCCAGCGCTACGCCTGGCCCTCGGTGACGCGCGAGGTGCTCGGGCTGTACCGCTCCATCGGCGTCCGGGGCTGA
- a CDS encoding branched-chain amino acid ABC transporter permease gives MRTRLLSPLPSRAPRGFSVVGLLVFLAVVAALAVFPQFVKKPYVLHMGVLLFLAVIQGQAWNVVGGYAGQYSVGHAAYFGVGAYVTVMLLEVNKIAPWWGVWAAMAASVLLSLVIGSITFRLRGPYFVLASISVAEIIRLATLYFKDLTRGAEGFLLGEIPTLNLFGNEIMFFGKRPFYFVGLGLAVVAVAVNWIVQHSKLGYYFQAIREDQDAAHSLGINLSFYKNVALSISAAFTALAGGFYAMFVKFIDPNTVFGLDVSVQIVLLCIIGGIGTIVGPVIGAVVLVPLSEILRNPKGLVQVGVLSPDSGFVTFVERYLSNAHLLVYGILVVLVILFAPEGVLGVIRRVTARWGRRPQDVPPAAAKA, from the coding sequence ATGCGCACCCGACTCCTCTCTCCCCTCCCCTCCCGCGCCCCGCGCGGCTTCTCGGTGGTGGGCCTGCTCGTGTTCCTGGCGGTCGTCGCCGCGCTGGCGGTCTTCCCGCAGTTCGTGAAGAAGCCGTACGTGCTGCACATGGGCGTGCTGCTGTTCCTGGCGGTGATCCAGGGCCAGGCCTGGAACGTGGTGGGCGGCTACGCCGGGCAGTACTCGGTCGGCCACGCCGCGTACTTCGGCGTGGGCGCGTACGTCACCGTGATGCTGCTCGAGGTGAACAAGATCGCGCCGTGGTGGGGCGTGTGGGCGGCCATGGCGGCGTCGGTGCTGCTGTCGCTCGTCATCGGCAGCATCACCTTCCGCCTGCGCGGGCCGTACTTCGTGCTCGCCTCGATCTCGGTCGCCGAGATCATCCGGCTCGCCACCCTGTACTTCAAGGACCTCACCCGCGGCGCCGAGGGCTTCCTGCTCGGCGAGATCCCGACGCTGAACCTGTTCGGCAACGAGATCATGTTCTTCGGCAAGCGGCCCTTCTACTTCGTGGGCCTGGGTCTCGCGGTGGTGGCCGTCGCGGTCAACTGGATCGTCCAGCACTCCAAGCTCGGCTACTACTTCCAGGCCATCCGGGAGGACCAGGACGCGGCGCACTCGCTCGGCATCAACCTGTCCTTCTACAAGAACGTGGCGCTCTCCATCTCGGCCGCCTTCACCGCGCTGGCCGGCGGCTTCTACGCCATGTTCGTGAAGTTCATCGACCCGAACACGGTGTTCGGCCTGGACGTGTCGGTGCAGATCGTCCTGCTCTGCATCATCGGCGGCATCGGGACCATCGTCGGCCCGGTGATCGGCGCGGTGGTGCTGGTGCCGCTCTCCGAGATCCTGCGCAACCCGAAGGGTCTGGTGCAGGTCGGCGTGCTCTCGCCGGACTCGGGCTTCGTGACGTTCGTGGAGCGCTACCTCTCCAACGCCCACCTGCTCGTGTACGGCATCCTGGTGGTGCTCGTGATCCTGTTCGCGCCCGAGGGCGTGCTCGGCGTCATCCGGCGCGTCACGGCGCGCTGGGGCCGCCGTCCGCAGGACGTCCCGCCCGCCGCGGCCAAGGCCTAG
- a CDS encoding ABC transporter ATP-binding protein has product MLKLEKLSFAYGDLKVLWDVDLEVKQGEIVTVVGANGAGKSTILKNVSRLVKPGHGHITFQGHDLRKLASHEVVELGIVQVPEGRRIFPEMTVVENLRMGSFVKSTRKDRERNIERAFTLFPRLKERAKQLGGTMSGGEQQMLAIARGLMANPKLLLLDEPSLGLSPLLVKSIFEIIKEINRQGTTILLVEQNVYQSLRISTRAYVLETGRVVLSGTGAELLDNAHVKKAFLGM; this is encoded by the coding sequence ATGCTGAAGCTCGAGAAGCTGTCCTTCGCCTACGGCGACCTGAAGGTCCTCTGGGACGTGGACCTGGAGGTGAAGCAGGGCGAGATCGTGACGGTGGTCGGCGCGAACGGCGCCGGGAAGTCCACCATCCTGAAGAACGTCTCGCGCCTGGTGAAGCCGGGCCACGGCCACATCACGTTCCAGGGCCACGACCTGCGCAAGCTGGCGTCGCACGAGGTGGTGGAGCTGGGCATCGTGCAGGTGCCGGAGGGCCGCCGCATCTTCCCGGAGATGACGGTGGTCGAGAACCTGCGGATGGGCTCGTTCGTGAAGTCCACGCGCAAGGACCGCGAGCGCAACATCGAGCGCGCCTTCACCCTGTTCCCCCGCCTGAAGGAGCGCGCGAAGCAGCTCGGCGGCACCATGTCCGGCGGCGAGCAGCAGATGCTGGCCATCGCGCGGGGCCTGATGGCGAACCCGAAGCTGCTGCTGCTCGACGAGCCCTCGCTGGGGCTCTCTCCGCTGCTGGTGAAGAGCATCTTCGAGATCATCAAGGAGATCAACCGCCAGGGGACCACCATCCTGCTGGTGGAGCAGAACGTCTACCAGTCGCTCCGCATCTCCACGCGCGCGTACGTGCTGGAGACGGGACGGGTGGTACTCTCGGGCACGGGCGCGGAGCTGCTCGACAACGCCCACGTCAAGAAGGCCTTCCTGGGGATGTGA
- a CDS encoding ABC transporter ATP-binding protein, producing MAILEIKHVSKFFGGLAANSDVSFTMEKGMIMGLIGPNGAGKTTLFNCITGFYPPSKGEVLFKGVRMNGLQPNQVCHLGMVRTWQKVRPLAKMTVLDNVMVGALARTTSLRVARQVALEQLHVVKLERKEAFLAGGLPIGERKKLEVARVLATKPELLLLDEVMGGLNPAESEEIIQLILELRKGGLTQMVIEHDMKAIMRISDRIVVLNSGEKLAEGVPQEIVNNKDVVSAYLGEEVE from the coding sequence ATGGCGATCCTCGAGATCAAGCACGTCTCCAAGTTCTTCGGCGGCCTCGCCGCGAACTCCGACGTCTCCTTCACGATGGAGAAGGGGATGATCATGGGCCTCATCGGCCCGAACGGCGCCGGCAAGACCACGCTGTTCAACTGCATCACCGGCTTCTACCCGCCGTCCAAGGGCGAGGTGCTGTTCAAGGGCGTGCGGATGAACGGCCTGCAGCCGAACCAGGTCTGCCACCTCGGCATGGTGCGCACCTGGCAGAAGGTGCGGCCGCTCGCGAAGATGACGGTGCTCGACAACGTGATGGTGGGCGCGCTGGCGCGCACCACCAGCCTGCGGGTGGCGCGGCAGGTGGCGCTGGAGCAGCTGCACGTCGTGAAGCTCGAGCGCAAGGAGGCGTTCCTGGCGGGCGGCCTGCCCATCGGCGAGCGGAAGAAGCTGGAGGTGGCCCGCGTGCTCGCCACCAAGCCCGAGCTGCTGCTGCTCGACGAGGTGATGGGCGGCCTCAACCCGGCCGAGTCCGAGGAGATCATCCAGCTCATCCTCGAGCTCCGGAAGGGCGGCCTCACGCAGATGGTCATCGAGCACGACATGAAGGCCATCATGCGCATCTCCGATCGCATCGTGGTCCTCAACTCCGGCGAGAAGCTGGCGGAGGGCGTGCCGCAGGAGATCGTGAACAACAAGGACGTGGTCTCCGCCTACCTGGGCGAGGAGGTGGAGTGA
- a CDS encoding tetratricopeptide repeat protein, translated as MRSLPLLVLATVAAAATAGCTPRARSFSRPPTAAAPKPQAAPAPAAAATPAAAPAASPAQPTAAGAAAPATPSAPAPAPAAGPGGRRPRTEVLVARAEALRADGDVEGAREILEAAFALATASGEARLALADLLVADGRELDRAATLIGGAPEAAAVPRRRVLAGRLAELRGDDATAVAEYAAALDLGADAEVRVRRALALERLGRGDEALLELHRASRERPGDALVRARLAERYEAAGLLPAAEAELVAAAEAAPERAAGWDRLARFYARTHRDEKARAAEAKARAAAGTPRERVLRPLLPSSR; from the coding sequence ATGCGCTCCCTCCCGCTCCTGGTCCTCGCCACCGTCGCCGCCGCGGCCACCGCAGGCTGCACCCCCCGCGCCCGGTCCTTCTCGCGGCCGCCCACCGCCGCGGCGCCGAAGCCGCAGGCCGCCCCGGCGCCGGCTGCGGCGGCGACCCCGGCCGCCGCGCCCGCGGCCTCCCCCGCGCAGCCCACCGCGGCGGGCGCAGCCGCCCCCGCCACCCCGTCCGCGCCCGCCCCCGCACCGGCGGCCGGGCCCGGCGGCCGGCGCCCGCGCACCGAGGTGCTGGTGGCCCGCGCCGAGGCGCTGCGCGCCGACGGCGACGTGGAGGGCGCGCGCGAGATCCTCGAGGCCGCGTTCGCGCTCGCGACCGCGTCCGGCGAGGCGCGCCTCGCGCTGGCCGACCTGCTGGTGGCGGACGGCCGCGAGCTGGATCGCGCCGCCACGCTCATCGGCGGCGCGCCGGAGGCCGCGGCGGTGCCGCGGCGCCGCGTGCTGGCCGGCCGCCTGGCCGAGCTGCGCGGGGACGACGCCACCGCGGTCGCCGAGTACGCGGCCGCGCTCGACCTGGGCGCCGACGCCGAGGTCCGGGTCCGCCGCGCGCTCGCGCTGGAGCGGCTCGGGCGCGGCGACGAGGCGCTGCTGGAGCTGCACCGCGCCAGCCGCGAGCGGCCCGGGGACGCGCTGGTGCGCGCCCGCCTCGCCGAGCGCTACGAGGCGGCGGGGCTGCTGCCGGCCGCCGAGGCGGAGCTGGTGGCGGCGGCGGAGGCCGCGCCGGAGCGCGCCGCCGGCTGGGACCGGCTGGCGCGCTTCTACGCGCGCACGCACCGCGACGAGAAGGCGCGCGCCGCCGAGGCGAAGGCCCGCGCCGCGGCCGGCACGCCGCGCGAGCGCGTGCTGCGGCCGCTGCTGCCGTCCAGCCGCTGA
- a CDS encoding endonuclease MutS2: MRAEDTLNELGWPWILEALAGRCRLPAGRRQAAALPFLPDAPAVREALARVGEARALSEAGTSLPLGGVADVEPHLDRAAKGGVLEPLALRECAGLARAAARTRATLEPRAAELPRLWALAEALSPSAGVADRIERAIEPDGSISDRASPALAAARDRSRGLHRALKAQVEALLDDGDMQRNLRDRYFTIRNDRYVLPVLASARGQVPGIVHNASQSGQTLFVEPDSMVELGNELSIANAMAAEEEQRILRELSQALTAGAGALARDLQLLARLDLLEAEARLASDLDAHAPEVGPEPAGFELLSLRHPLLVLQAKKVVASHVRLSPPQRALIVSGPNGGGKTVAITAVGLSALMLRAGLPVAAAEGSRLPFYLEVKAAVDERGDLTKDLSTFTAHLTAVKDMLAGAVPGSLILVDEIAADTDPREGAALAAAILEALVERGATVLVTTHLDELKALALTDARYGNARVGFDAERLVPTYQVHLGAPGSSSAIEVAARVGLPPAVVERARAARHGQGGALGEALRALDDERGRLAAERRGAEEARAAARAAEQRARAAEEAARRAERDAGARMGAALAEEIEAARAEVAELMAELQAQPSVKKAAESKARLDAWHATVSQAAEATRARAEAGPEALPGGELKPGARVRILSLGQEGEVVEVDGKDALVRAGPLKIRRPVKDLLALAGKARDAGLARTRGEKLAAASAARPDAPVSAERRLDARGLRVEELLREVDRFLDRMYSDGEAECVVLHGHGTGALKQALRDHLAASPYVGASRSGDRHEGGDAVTVIGLRR; the protein is encoded by the coding sequence ATGCGCGCCGAAGACACGCTGAACGAGCTGGGCTGGCCGTGGATCCTGGAGGCGCTGGCGGGCCGCTGCCGGCTGCCGGCGGGGCGCCGCCAGGCCGCCGCCCTCCCCTTCCTGCCGGACGCGCCCGCCGTCCGCGAGGCGCTGGCGCGGGTGGGCGAGGCGCGCGCGCTCTCGGAGGCGGGCACGTCGCTGCCGCTCGGCGGCGTCGCCGACGTGGAGCCGCACCTCGACCGCGCGGCCAAGGGCGGCGTGCTCGAGCCGCTCGCGCTCCGCGAGTGCGCCGGGCTCGCCCGCGCCGCCGCCCGCACCCGGGCCACGCTGGAGCCGCGCGCGGCCGAGCTCCCGCGGCTGTGGGCGCTCGCCGAGGCGCTCTCGCCGAGCGCGGGGGTGGCGGATCGCATCGAGCGCGCCATCGAGCCGGACGGGTCGATCTCCGACCGCGCCAGCCCGGCCCTCGCCGCCGCGCGCGACCGCTCCCGCGGGCTGCACCGCGCCCTGAAGGCCCAGGTCGAGGCGCTGCTCGACGACGGCGACATGCAGCGCAACCTGCGCGACCGCTACTTCACCATCCGCAACGACCGCTACGTGCTCCCGGTGCTGGCGAGCGCGCGCGGGCAGGTCCCGGGCATCGTCCACAACGCCTCGCAGTCCGGCCAGACGCTGTTCGTGGAGCCGGACTCGATGGTGGAGCTCGGCAACGAGCTGTCCATCGCGAACGCCATGGCCGCCGAGGAGGAGCAGCGCATCCTCCGCGAGCTGTCGCAGGCGCTCACCGCCGGCGCCGGCGCGCTGGCGCGCGACCTCCAGCTGCTGGCCCGCCTCGACCTGCTCGAGGCGGAGGCCCGGCTCGCGTCGGATCTCGACGCGCACGCGCCGGAGGTGGGCCCGGAGCCGGCCGGCTTCGAGCTGCTCTCGCTCCGCCACCCGCTGCTCGTGCTGCAGGCCAAGAAGGTGGTGGCCAGCCACGTGCGCCTCTCGCCCCCGCAGCGCGCGCTCATCGTCTCCGGCCCGAACGGCGGCGGCAAGACGGTGGCCATCACCGCGGTGGGCCTCTCGGCGCTCATGCTGCGCGCCGGCCTGCCGGTGGCGGCCGCCGAGGGCTCGCGCCTCCCGTTCTACCTGGAGGTGAAGGCGGCGGTGGACGAGCGCGGCGACCTCACCAAGGACCTGTCCACCTTCACCGCGCACCTCACCGCGGTGAAGGACATGCTGGCCGGCGCGGTGCCGGGCTCGTTGATCCTGGTGGACGAGATCGCCGCCGACACCGATCCGCGCGAGGGCGCCGCGCTCGCCGCGGCGATCCTCGAGGCGCTGGTCGAGCGCGGGGCCACCGTGCTCGTCACCACCCACCTCGACGAGCTGAAGGCGCTCGCGCTCACCGACGCCCGCTACGGCAACGCCCGCGTCGGCTTCGACGCGGAGCGGCTGGTGCCCACCTACCAGGTGCACCTGGGCGCGCCGGGCAGCTCGTCGGCCATCGAGGTCGCGGCGCGGGTCGGGCTGCCGCCCGCGGTGGTGGAGCGGGCGCGCGCGGCGCGGCACGGCCAGGGCGGCGCGCTGGGCGAGGCGCTCCGCGCGCTCGACGACGAGCGCGGCCGGCTCGCGGCCGAGCGGCGCGGCGCAGAGGAGGCGCGCGCCGCGGCCCGGGCGGCCGAGCAGCGCGCGCGGGCGGCGGAGGAGGCGGCGCGGCGGGCGGAGCGCGACGCGGGCGCGCGCATGGGCGCGGCGCTGGCGGAGGAGATCGAGGCGGCGCGCGCCGAGGTGGCCGAGCTCATGGCCGAGCTGCAGGCGCAGCCCAGCGTGAAGAAGGCGGCCGAGTCGAAGGCGCGGCTCGACGCGTGGCACGCCACGGTCTCGCAGGCCGCGGAGGCCACGCGCGCCCGCGCCGAGGCCGGCCCGGAGGCGCTGCCCGGCGGCGAGCTGAAGCCGGGCGCGCGGGTGCGGATCCTGTCGCTCGGGCAGGAGGGCGAGGTCGTCGAGGTGGACGGCAAGGACGCGCTGGTGCGCGCCGGGCCGCTCAAGATTCGCCGCCCGGTGAAGGACCTGCTGGCGCTCGCCGGCAAGGCGCGCGACGCGGGGCTCGCTCGCACGCGGGGGGAGAAGCTCGCGGCCGCGAGCGCGGCGCGGCCGGACGCGCCGGTGAGCGCCGAGCGCCGCCTCGACGCGCGCGGCCTGCGCGTGGAGGAGCTGCTGCGCGAGGTCGATCGCTTCCTCGACCGCATGTACTCGGACGGTGAAGCCGAGTGCGTGGTGCTGCACGGCCACGGCACCGGGGCGCTGAAGCAGGCGCTGCGGGATCACCTTGCCGCATCCCCTTACGTGGGAGCCTCCCGTTCCGGCGATCGGCACGAGGGCGGCGATGCGGTGACGGTGATCGGCCTCCGCCGCTAG
- a CDS encoding ABC transporter substrate-binding protein, with protein MTKKLAMAVAALALALPGTGSAQVKIGFINSITGPEAPIGENLTNGVDMAVEDLKKQGVSVTIVKQDDTGKPQVAMSAMEQLATGDEVAAVVGPYTSATANAVAKLAQQYKVPQVVPAAAKEEITKQGYDWVFRLNAPAHQYAQSLIDAALTFGKPKSIAFIYESTDFGASVATAGKDYAQKKGLKIVADEAYQKGAPDYRSTLTKIKAQNPDLVFMVSYVADAILLMRQSREVGLKPQAFLGGGAGFDTAQFESEKDISNLVYSVTQWTPESSKAATAFADRYKAKYGKKPTYHAACAYAAMMIVGETAAKNGGDRKKIRDALANGSWTGIMGKVDFETYEGFTNQNKLVMPVIQYQGGKSETVFPKEAAQKKAVYPFPGWK; from the coding sequence ATGACGAAGAAGCTCGCGATGGCCGTGGCGGCGCTCGCCCTCGCGCTGCCCGGCACCGGCAGCGCGCAGGTGAAGATCGGCTTCATCAACTCCATCACCGGCCCCGAGGCGCCCATCGGCGAGAACCTCACCAACGGCGTGGACATGGCCGTCGAGGATCTCAAGAAGCAGGGCGTGAGCGTCACGATCGTGAAGCAGGACGACACCGGCAAGCCGCAGGTGGCCATGAGCGCCATGGAGCAGCTCGCCACCGGCGACGAGGTCGCCGCCGTGGTCGGCCCGTACACCTCCGCCACCGCGAACGCCGTCGCGAAGCTGGCCCAGCAGTACAAGGTCCCGCAGGTCGTTCCGGCCGCCGCGAAGGAGGAGATCACCAAGCAGGGCTACGACTGGGTGTTCCGCCTGAACGCCCCGGCGCACCAGTACGCGCAGTCGCTCATCGACGCGGCGCTGACGTTCGGCAAGCCGAAGTCGATCGCGTTCATCTACGAGTCCACCGACTTCGGCGCGTCGGTCGCCACCGCCGGCAAGGACTACGCGCAGAAGAAGGGCCTGAAGATCGTGGCGGACGAGGCCTACCAGAAGGGCGCGCCCGACTACCGCTCCACGCTCACCAAGATCAAGGCGCAGAACCCCGACCTCGTCTTCATGGTCTCGTACGTCGCCGACGCCATCCTGCTGATGCGGCAGTCGCGCGAGGTGGGCCTGAAGCCGCAGGCGTTCCTGGGCGGCGGCGCCGGCTTCGACACCGCGCAGTTCGAGAGCGAGAAGGACATCTCCAACCTGGTCTACTCGGTCACCCAGTGGACGCCCGAGTCGTCCAAGGCGGCCACCGCGTTCGCCGATCGCTACAAGGCGAAGTACGGCAAGAAGCCCACGTACCACGCGGCCTGCGCCTACGCGGCGATGATGATCGTGGGCGAGACCGCCGCGAAGAACGGCGGCGACCGGAAGAAGATCCGAGACGCGCTCGCGAACGGCTCGTGGACCGGGATCATGGGCAAGGTGGACTTCGAGACGTACGAGGGCTTCACCAACCAGAACAAGCTCGTCATGCCGGTGATCCAGTACCAGGGCGGCAAGTCGGAGACCGTCTTCCCTAAGGAAGCGGCGCAGAAGAAGGCCGTCTACCCGTTCCCCGGCTGGAAGTAG
- a CDS encoding sulfite exporter TauE/SafE family protein translates to MTVAQGVLVTAASAAAGLVNAVAGGGTLLTFPALLLAGLSPVTANATSTVALWPGQISSVWAYRRHIDEERHRAIVLGLPALLGGALGSVLLLALPEKAFAAVVPWLILFACALLALQGPIRRAVGHQVAGNHPVALWIIQFLISVYGGYFGAGIGILMLAAMGILLPSSLQHANALKVLFALLTNGVACVLFLAWGKVDPPLAALMAVASLVGGWVGAHVAQRLPPAGMKAFAIAIGLFAAAKFFW, encoded by the coding sequence GTGACCGTCGCCCAGGGTGTCCTCGTGACCGCCGCCTCCGCCGCCGCCGGCCTCGTGAACGCCGTCGCGGGCGGCGGCACGCTGCTCACCTTCCCGGCGCTGCTGCTGGCCGGCCTCTCCCCGGTGACCGCGAACGCCACCAGCACGGTGGCGCTCTGGCCGGGCCAGATCTCCTCGGTGTGGGCCTACCGGCGCCACATCGACGAGGAGCGCCACCGCGCCATCGTGCTCGGGCTGCCGGCGCTGCTGGGCGGCGCGCTCGGCTCGGTGCTGCTGCTGGCGCTGCCGGAGAAGGCGTTCGCGGCGGTGGTGCCGTGGCTCATCCTGTTCGCCTGCGCGCTGCTCGCGCTCCAGGGGCCCATCCGCCGCGCGGTGGGGCACCAGGTCGCCGGCAACCACCCGGTGGCGCTCTGGATCATCCAGTTCCTCATCTCGGTGTACGGCGGCTACTTCGGCGCCGGGATCGGCATCCTGATGCTGGCGGCGATGGGCATCCTGCTGCCGTCCAGCCTGCAGCACGCGAACGCGCTCAAGGTGCTGTTCGCGCTGCTCACGAACGGCGTGGCGTGCGTGCTGTTCCTGGCGTGGGGCAAGGTGGATCCGCCGCTCGCCGCGCTGATGGCGGTCGCGTCGCTGGTCGGCGGCTGGGTGGGCGCGCACGTGGCGCAGCGCCTCCCGCCGGCGGGGATGAAGGCGTTCGCGATCGCGATCGGGCTGTTCGCGGCGGCGAAGTTCTTCTGGTAG
- a CDS encoding branched-chain amino acid ABC transporter permease: MIVFLQSVLSGLLVGGVYALIGIGLTLIFGVMRVTNFAHGELLMLGMYLAWLAFTGLHLDPFLSIVLVAPAMFLWGAFLQKSFVNRVLGALPQNQILLTIGLGLIMSNTVMLIFTSDYRILTTTYSSSSYKLAGLSISQPLLYAFLITVAITGALYWFLLKTDTGQAIRATAQDRDAAQLMGINVRRMSVLAFGIGSALAGTAGALISPTYYIFPQVGSAFTLKAFVIVVLGGMGSVVGATLGGIIIGVAESLSAVYIASGLKELVTFVLFLALLLFKPAGLLGKTRA; encoded by the coding sequence ATGATCGTGTTCTTGCAGTCGGTGCTGAGCGGCCTGCTCGTGGGCGGCGTCTACGCGCTCATCGGGATCGGGCTCACGTTGATCTTCGGCGTGATGCGCGTGACGAACTTCGCGCACGGCGAGCTGCTGATGCTCGGCATGTACCTCGCCTGGCTGGCCTTCACCGGCCTGCACCTCGATCCGTTCCTGTCGATCGTGCTGGTCGCGCCCGCGATGTTCCTGTGGGGCGCGTTCCTGCAGAAGAGCTTCGTCAACCGGGTGCTCGGCGCGCTGCCGCAGAACCAGATCCTGCTCACCATCGGCCTCGGCCTGATCATGTCGAACACGGTGATGCTGATCTTCACCTCCGACTACCGGATCCTGACCACCACCTACTCGTCCTCCAGCTACAAGCTGGCCGGCCTCTCGATCTCGCAGCCGCTGCTCTACGCGTTCCTCATCACGGTGGCGATCACCGGCGCGCTCTACTGGTTCCTGCTCAAGACCGACACCGGCCAGGCCATCCGCGCCACCGCCCAGGACCGCGACGCGGCCCAGCTCATGGGGATCAACGTGCGCCGCATGTCGGTGCTGGCGTTCGGGATCGGCTCGGCGCTGGCCGGCACCGCCGGCGCGCTGATCTCGCCGACCTACTACATCTTCCCGCAGGTGGGCAGCGCCTTCACGCTGAAGGCGTTCGTGATCGTGGTGCTCGGCGGCATGGGCAGCGTCGTCGGCGCCACGCTGGGCGGCATCATCATCGGCGTGGCCGAGTCGCTGTCCGCCGTCTACATCGCCTCGGGGCTGAAGGAGCTGGTCACCTTCGTGCTGTTCCTCGCCCTGCTCCTCTTCAAGCCCGCCGGCCTGCTCGGCAAGACGAGGGCCTGA
- a CDS encoding CBS domain-containing protein — protein sequence MADAKLTVGDWMTKNPITIEDESSVIEAIHLLKEKNIRRLPVMRQGRLVGLVTEKMLFGYMPAKATTLDQWELHYLLSKTPVRAAMNPAPHTVHPDTPLAEAARLLHDRKLNGVLVVNAQGDLQGLLTTTNALEALIHFSAAAGAKP from the coding sequence ATGGCGGACGCGAAGCTCACGGTCGGCGACTGGATGACGAAGAACCCGATCACCATCGAGGACGAGTCCTCGGTGATCGAGGCGATCCACCTGCTCAAGGAGAAGAACATCCGGCGCCTGCCGGTGATGCGGCAGGGGCGCCTGGTCGGGCTGGTGACGGAGAAGATGCTGTTCGGCTACATGCCGGCGAAGGCGACCACCCTCGACCAGTGGGAGCTGCACTACCTGCTCTCCAAGACCCCGGTCCGCGCCGCGATGAACCCGGCGCCGCACACCGTCCACCCGGACACGCCGCTGGCCGAGGCCGCGCGCCTGCTGCACGACCGCAAGCTGAACGGCGTCCTCGTGGTGAACGCGCAGGGCGACCTGCAGGGCCTGCTCACCACCACGAACGCGCTCGAGGCGCTCATCCACTTCTCCGCCGCGGCCGGCGCGAAGCCGTAG